The following proteins are co-located in the Plasmodium brasilianum strain Bolivian I chromosome 11, whole genome shotgun sequence genome:
- a CDS encoding amino acid transporter AAT1 produces MNENGSVAAYDHNSKIENEQSSYKGKHDNENINDYKNSLYVEEGSNMNGYVNGYIEANEKSNHISSKSSVKTVYPLNKKKNKYKKKYKNIYEKEININGGNCKINQYVNLGDNDKDNENDNYNDIGNIGANYYEINTSVSYDEENKVVEALEGGKYVHQVAEVAEIGVEQAEVGHSEIEHAEVGHSEIEHAEVGHSEIEHAEVEAEIEEMEVEEERKRIRKKNWKGRTFSRFTPGGVRSSTVLFLCTAIGVGFLSFPYVFSKLGIILSVILIFLNAIESYVTTNILCLSSLEHNTFVYGNLLKKIGHKYHKTIIDIGLTFGFLSSYILILILISNFLSSIFYVFNFPAFFCNHIFLIIVICLLILPVTFRDQVGSLNSFLVFSLFSLSITVLTIGWQTRYYYNLLNDKKIVLFNIDIHFFKCFNILLFSFSQQPNACFITGQFNQPTHKRLTKSAYRSVLLQIIFYTLFGFLGYLSFLNTAKDNVVLNYEDSNVSILLCKFLLSVTFFFSVPLNFMGSYSSILSLYQSGRNRFLRLYLYIFRRNRYSENLSALLREDTQNPFQENIPDDVTENTSTHESQTDDKDQRMLVSICVTILCALIAFNVKKLSNVIGIGGGITSTLISW; encoded by the coding sequence atGAATGAAAATGGGTCAGTAGCCGCCTATGACCACAATTctaaaatagaaaatgaaCAAAGCTCATATAAAGGTAAACAcgataatgaaaatataaatgattacAAAAATTCTTTATACGTAGAAGAGGGTAGTAATATGAACGGATATGTTAATGGTTACATAGAAGCTAATGAAAAGAGCAATCACATTTCATCGAAGTCTAGTGTAAAAACTGTATATCcattaaataagaaaaagaacaaatataagaaaaaatataagaatatctatgagaaagaaataaacataaatgggggaaattgtaaaataaatcaatACGTAAATTTAGGCGATAATGACAAAGATAATGAGAATGATAATTATAACGACATTGGAAATATAGGTGCAAATTATTACGAAATAAACACAAGTGTAAGTTATGACGAAGAAAATAAAGTTGTTGAGGCATTGGAGGGGGGGAAATATGTACACCAAGTAGCAGAAGTAGCAGAAATAGGAGTTGAACAAGCAGAAGTTGGACATTCAGAAATTGAACATGCAGAAGTTGGACATTCAGAAATTGAACATGCAGAAGTTGGACATTCAGAAATTGAACATGCAGAAGTGGAAGCAGAAATAGAAGAAATGGAAGTagaagaagaaagaaaaagaataaggaaaaaaaattggaaaggAAGAACATTTAGTCGTTTTACACCTGGTGGTGTACGCTCTAGCACCGTGCTATTTTTATGTACTGCTATAGGTGTGGGTTTTCTGTCTTTTCCTtatgttttttcaaaattaggTATAATTTTAAGTGTTATTCTTATCTTTTTGAACGCAATAGAATCTTATGTGACTACAAATATCTTATGCTTATCATCATTAGAGCATAATACATTTGTATATGggaatttgttaaaaaagaTTGGACACAAATATCATAAAACAATAATTGATATTGGGTTAACGTTTGGTTTTCTTTCTagctatatattaatattaatactcataagtaattttttaagtagtattttttatgtatttaattttccagcctttttttgtaatcacatatttttaattattgtgatttgtttattaattttaccaGTAACCTTTCGAGATCAAGTAGGATCATTAAATTCGtttcttgttttttccttGTTTTCCTTATCTATAACAGTCCTAACGATTGGATGGCAAACCcgatattattataacttattaaatgataagaaaatagttttatttaatatagatatacatttttttaaatgttttaacattttgctattttcattttcccaGCAACCAAATGCATGTTTCATAACAGGACAGTTTAATCAGCCAACCCACAAAAGATTAACTAAATCAGCATATAGAAGTGttttattacaaataatattttatacattatttgGATTTTTAggatatttatcttttttaaatacagcTAAAGATAATGTTGTATTAAATTATGAAGATTCAAACGTGTCAATacttttatgtaaatttcttttatccgtaaccttttttttttccgttcCTTTGAATTTTATGGGATCTTATTCAAGTATTTTATCCTTATACCAATCTGGCCGTAATAGGTTTTTAAgattgtatttatatatttttagaagAAATAGATATTCAGAAAATTTATCAGCACTTTTAAGAGAAGACACACAAAACCCATTTCAAGAAAATATACCTGATGATGTTACCGAAAATACAAGCACACATGAATCGCAAACTGATGACAAAGATCAGAGAATGCTTGTTTCAATTTGTGTAACCATTCTATGCGCCCTTATAGCATTCAATGTTAAAAAGTTGTCGAATGTTATAGGAATTGGTGGAGGAATAACTTCAACCCTCATTTCGTGGTaa
- a CDS encoding ribosomal RNA-processing protein 7, giving the protein MKKILKHFRILSVPIEDNPLATINLFIANCKDISEGDNSNGETLCVAALDNIINGEKLKAFFSKFGRIKCFNLIEKAYLSKNFKNFAYCIYLFYEEKNVIEIILAYTVNINEYFKSNIQVPYSIHLEKKKFIYYLKNYYDNHYNLFYGKKVIIKDILNLNKNKGRKKKKRLIDKDGFKIVQNVSDKPEFVNSIFSSTNEKISYLKKKKKVKIHENFYLFRKKDILGNSNNIFTKEKKKKHKK; this is encoded by the exons atgaagaaaattttaaaacactTTCGCATATTGAGTGTACCTATTGAAGATAACCCTCTTGCAacaataaat TTGTTTATAGCGAATTGTAAAGACATATCTGAAGGTGATAACTCGAACGGTGAAACTCTATGCGTAGCTGCGCTTGACAATATAATTAATggagaaaaattaaaggcatttttttcgaaatttggaagaataaaatgttttaatcTTATAGAAAAAGCATATTTatctaaaaattttaaaaattttgcttattgtatatacttattttacgaggaaaaaaatgtaattgaAATAATCTTAGCATATActgttaatataaatgagTATTTTAAAAGCAATATACAGGTACCATATTCTATacatttggaaaaaaaaaaatttatctactacttaaaaaattattatgataaccattataatttgttttacggaaaaaaggtaataattaaggatattttaaatttaaataagaacaaaggaagaaaaaaaaaaaaacgctTAATTGATAAGGATGGGTTTAAAATTGTTCAGAATGTTTCAGACAAGCCGGAATTTgtaaattcaattttttcatccacaaatgaaaaaattagttatttaaaaaaaaaaaagaaagtcaAAAttcatgaaaatttttatctatttcGAAAAAAGGATATTTTGGGAAATtcaaacaatatttttacaaaagaaaaaaaaaaaaagcataaaaaatag